In the Myxococcus fulvus genome, one interval contains:
- a CDS encoding ankyrin repeat domain-containing protein, translating to MPIPYVPRLHSHMFLAGPLGLWLMAHNVSSPLPDRLPEAYEDWAAKRCQGGPVPARTFKGFVLEKAPTTFEGKYPASQLVGCEIHVVRVIESRATNATMSSPPQVALAVEETLLGPSSTGPLPAVFSKSSSSNHWCGTGAREEERRRKDKPVEGPGLGERFLVLGGWNAARTWFHVSDQGRWKLTPELRTQFEEGLAELRRREPGFDTEAELLRQHDIDHQHAPALLAAVKAGDVPGAKALLARGASVIPEDLSVASPLFFAIHHDHAEMTRLVLAATPPGVPDEGAMDEAILKGNADLVQRMLAAGIRVEQRKGVNGPLHLALTEKNCEVLQVLLEHGVNPNIPGHDSKYVLDQAVHSLRGQQCVPLLLEHGARPDPKKGPGLSAPLKYLAGHRHSPQAEAAVRALVSAGARVNQVKLKTIKDDLMRAVFKELGAR from the coding sequence ATGCCCATCCCTTACGTCCCGCGCCTGCATTCCCACATGTTCCTGGCGGGACCGCTGGGGCTGTGGCTGATGGCCCACAACGTCTCCTCGCCACTCCCAGACAGACTCCCCGAGGCGTATGAAGACTGGGCCGCGAAGCGGTGCCAGGGAGGGCCTGTCCCCGCGCGGACCTTCAAGGGGTTCGTTCTGGAGAAGGCCCCCACGACGTTCGAGGGGAAATATCCCGCGTCCCAACTGGTCGGCTGTGAAATCCATGTCGTCCGGGTCATCGAGTCGCGCGCCACGAACGCGACGATGAGCTCGCCGCCCCAGGTGGCACTCGCGGTGGAGGAGACGCTGCTGGGCCCCTCCTCCACGGGGCCCCTGCCCGCGGTCTTCAGCAAGTCCTCCTCCTCCAACCACTGGTGTGGCACGGGCGCCCGCGAAGAGGAGAGGCGACGCAAGGACAAGCCCGTCGAGGGCCCGGGCCTGGGCGAGCGGTTCCTCGTCCTGGGCGGATGGAACGCGGCTCGGACCTGGTTCCATGTCAGCGACCAGGGTCGCTGGAAGCTCACGCCGGAGCTGCGCACGCAATTCGAGGAAGGGCTCGCGGAGCTGCGACGTCGCGAGCCCGGCTTCGACACGGAGGCGGAGCTGCTTCGCCAGCACGACATCGACCACCAGCACGCCCCGGCGCTGCTCGCGGCGGTGAAGGCCGGTGATGTCCCGGGCGCCAAGGCCTTGCTGGCCCGGGGCGCGAGCGTGATTCCAGAGGACCTGTCCGTCGCGTCCCCGCTCTTCTTCGCCATCCACCACGACCACGCGGAGATGACGCGCCTGGTACTGGCCGCCACACCTCCGGGCGTCCCGGACGAAGGCGCCATGGACGAAGCCATCCTCAAGGGGAACGCCGACCTCGTCCAGCGGATGCTGGCCGCTGGCATCCGGGTGGAACAGCGCAAGGGCGTCAACGGGCCCCTCCACCTCGCGCTCACCGAGAAGAACTGCGAGGTCCTCCAGGTCCTGCTCGAACATGGAGTCAACCCCAACATCCCGGGACATGATTCGAAGTACGTGCTCGACCAGGCCGTGCACAGCCTCCGGGGCCAGCAGTGCGTCCCCCTGCTCCTCGAGCATGGAGCGCGGCCCGACCCCAAGAAAGGCCCCGGCCTCTCCGCGCCGTTGAAGTACCTGGCGGGTCACAGGCATTCCCCCCAGGCCGAGGCCGCCGTGCGCGCGCTGGTGTCCGCGGGAGCCCGCGTGAACCAGGTGAAGCTGAAGACCATCAAGGACGACCTGATGCGCGCCGTCTTCAAGGAGCTGGGCGCACGCTGA
- a CDS encoding LysR family transcriptional regulator codes for MLGNREALWTLWEVSRAGTHAAAAARLGITASAVGQQLKALERHAGVALFERVGRRARLTPAGAALVARLGEHLPALDAAVEEASETHRVVRGEVALGGPWPFFRYWLRPRLPSLLAAHPELRLDVRFDVPSRVARRLLDGELDLGIVGLLPEAPGLELHPVAQEQFVAVASPGYLKRWGTPRSARDFAAHRFVAFDSDLAMLLPWWRAAFGAKEPLPKQVVCRIANLDEMLALAEAGVGLAVLPDYLVQPALREGRVLELTPDAPRRAARRPSGTLWVAWRKAAAPTARFLAVRDWLLAKDRRGQRA; via the coding sequence ATGCTTGGCAATCGCGAAGCCCTCTGGACGCTGTGGGAAGTCAGCCGCGCGGGGACCCACGCCGCCGCCGCGGCGCGACTGGGCATCACCGCGTCCGCCGTGGGACAGCAGCTCAAGGCGCTCGAGCGACACGCGGGCGTCGCGCTGTTCGAGCGCGTGGGAAGAAGGGCCCGGCTCACCCCCGCCGGAGCGGCGCTCGTCGCTCGGCTGGGAGAGCACCTGCCCGCGCTGGACGCCGCGGTGGAGGAAGCCTCCGAGACCCACCGCGTGGTGCGCGGCGAGGTGGCGCTGGGCGGCCCCTGGCCCTTCTTCCGCTACTGGCTGCGCCCGCGCCTGCCGTCCCTCCTGGCGGCGCATCCCGAGCTGCGACTGGACGTCCGCTTCGATGTCCCCAGCCGCGTCGCGCGCAGGCTCCTCGACGGCGAGCTGGACCTGGGCATCGTCGGCTTGCTGCCGGAGGCTCCGGGACTGGAGCTGCACCCGGTGGCTCAGGAACAGTTCGTCGCAGTGGCCTCACCTGGCTACCTCAAGCGCTGGGGCACACCGAGGAGCGCCCGCGACTTCGCCGCGCATCGCTTCGTCGCCTTCGACTCGGACCTGGCCATGCTGCTGCCCTGGTGGCGCGCGGCCTTCGGCGCGAAGGAGCCCCTGCCGAAACAGGTGGTCTGCCGCATCGCCAACCTCGACGAGATGCTCGCGCTGGCGGAGGCCGGTGTGGGGCTGGCGGTGCTGCCCGACTACCTGGTCCAGCCCGCACTGCGCGAGGGCCGGGTCCTGGAGCTCACGCCCGACGCACCGCGCCGCGCCGCGCGCCGTCCCTCGGGCACCCTCTGGGTGGCGTGGCGCAAGGCCGCCGCGCCCACTGCCCGATTCCTCGCGGTCCGCGACTGGCTCCTGGCGAAAGACAGACGGGGACAGCGTGCATGA
- a CDS encoding type 1 glutamine amidotransferase domain-containing protein, which produces MEEMLTAVKVLLIVTSHSQFGNTGEKTGFWLEELAAPYEAFVDAGAQVDIASPEGGAAPVDPRSEKEQTESTRAFLSDAQAKKKLANTLKLAKVKDTYDAYFVVGGHGVMWDLSKHAPTHKLLSAGYARGAVVAAVCHGPAALVGVKGPDGQPLVKGKRVAGFSNAEEKAAKFDAIVPFALETRLKELGGRYESGPLWESFVVADGRLVTGQNPASSAATAREVLHQLREKKQP; this is translated from the coding sequence ATGGAAGAGATGCTGACCGCCGTGAAGGTCCTGTTGATTGTCACCAGCCATTCGCAGTTCGGGAACACGGGAGAGAAGACCGGCTTCTGGTTGGAGGAGCTGGCCGCGCCCTACGAGGCGTTCGTCGACGCGGGGGCGCAGGTGGACATCGCGTCGCCGGAGGGCGGGGCCGCGCCGGTGGACCCTCGCAGCGAGAAGGAGCAGACGGAGTCCACGCGGGCGTTCCTGTCGGATGCGCAGGCGAAGAAGAAGCTGGCGAACACGCTCAAGCTCGCGAAGGTGAAGGACACGTACGACGCGTACTTCGTCGTGGGTGGGCACGGCGTGATGTGGGACCTGTCGAAGCACGCGCCCACGCACAAGCTGTTGTCCGCGGGGTACGCGCGGGGCGCGGTGGTGGCGGCGGTCTGCCACGGGCCCGCGGCGCTGGTGGGGGTGAAGGGGCCGGACGGGCAGCCGCTGGTGAAGGGCAAGCGCGTGGCGGGCTTCAGCAACGCGGAGGAGAAGGCGGCGAAGTTCGACGCCATCGTCCCGTTCGCGCTGGAGACGCGGCTGAAGGAGCTGGGGGGCCGCTACGAGTCGGGCCCGTTGTGGGAGAGCTTCGTCGTGGCCGACGGCCGGCTCGTCACCGGGCAGAACCCGGCGTCGTCCGCCGCCACCGCGCGCGAGGTGCTCCACCAACTGCGCGAGAAGAAGCAGCCCTGA